The following proteins are co-located in the Shouchella hunanensis genome:
- a CDS encoding ATP-binding cassette domain-containing protein, translating into MDVCFKGVSYQYETNQAKSYKALQEISCSMPDGSFTAVIGKTGSGKSTLVQLLAGLLEPTTGSVLVKGHALHEDQSQLLRAQIGYVFQYPEHQLFAETVYEELAFGLKLAGEHKDHIDQRIEDIMKVVELESEILQRSPFHLSGGQMRRVAIAAILMMKPKLLLIDEPTAGLDPQLKEGMMKVFQRYKKQENATIWMVTHSMNDVALYSDHCIALEAGRLVHAGKTRDVLQSGHVPLPQTMAFAKALMKHQHRPPFLKNTEELVGWITSSWLKEKENEPNG; encoded by the coding sequence ATGGACGTTTGCTTTAAAGGTGTAAGCTATCAATACGAGACAAACCAAGCAAAATCCTATAAGGCGTTGCAAGAGATTAGCTGTTCAATGCCAGACGGAAGTTTTACAGCGGTAATAGGTAAAACAGGTTCAGGAAAATCAACCCTTGTTCAGTTGCTAGCCGGGTTACTTGAACCAACTACAGGATCTGTTCTGGTAAAGGGTCACGCCTTGCATGAAGATCAGAGTCAGTTGCTACGTGCTCAAATTGGCTACGTGTTTCAATACCCTGAACATCAACTATTTGCCGAGACTGTGTATGAAGAGCTTGCCTTTGGTTTGAAGTTGGCAGGGGAGCATAAAGACCACATTGACCAGAGAATAGAAGACATCATGAAAGTAGTAGAGCTAGAGTCTGAGATTCTACAACGCTCCCCCTTTCACTTATCGGGGGGACAAATGAGACGAGTGGCCATTGCCGCTATTCTCATGATGAAGCCAAAGCTCTTGCTAATTGATGAACCGACAGCAGGACTTGATCCGCAATTAAAAGAAGGAATGATGAAGGTCTTTCAACGCTATAAAAAGCAAGAAAATGCGACCATTTGGATGGTCACTCATTCCATGAATGATGTCGCTCTCTATAGTGATCATTGTATTGCTCTTGAAGCAGGACGGCTTGTTCATGCCGGTAAAACACGTGATGTACTCCAGAGTGGCCATGTGCCATTGCCCCAGACGATGGCTTTTGCAAAAGCGCTTATGAAACATCAACATCGGCCACCTTTTCTAAAGAATACAGAAGAGCTTGTAGGGTGGATCACATCATCGTGGCTGAAAGAGAAGGAGAATGAACCGAATGGCTAG
- a CDS encoding ATP-binding cassette domain-containing protein has translation MLQLNNVSYQFKESDPVLLNVSFSITKGEYIAIIGRSGSGKSTLGKLIKGLVKPTSGSITYHREKQNIGFLFQNPDNQMVRTIVEDDLAFGLENAAMNPSLIEERIACYAQKLGIDHLRKRSINELSGGQKQRVALAGLLVLEPELIILDEATSMLDPEGRHEVLEQLASMYQESKTLVTITHELEEMAKCTRIIGLANGEIVFDGSFSQLMRQEGVMQDLGCVKPFRYEVIAMLKEQGIGVDETIITSDEELCEALWTFALKV, from the coding sequence ATGCTGCAGCTGAACAACGTAAGTTATCAATTTAAAGAGAGTGATCCGGTTTTATTAAATGTGTCTTTCTCCATCACTAAAGGTGAGTATATTGCCATTATTGGGAGAAGTGGATCGGGAAAATCTACTCTTGGAAAGCTGATAAAAGGGTTAGTAAAACCTACGTCAGGTTCAATTACTTATCATCGAGAGAAACAAAACATCGGGTTCTTGTTTCAGAACCCAGATAACCAGATGGTACGAACGATCGTTGAAGATGACCTAGCTTTTGGTTTAGAGAATGCTGCAATGAACCCGTCTCTTATAGAAGAACGAATTGCATGTTATGCACAAAAGCTTGGTATTGATCACTTACGAAAGCGATCCATCAATGAGCTTTCTGGTGGTCAGAAGCAGCGTGTGGCGTTAGCGGGTTTACTTGTTCTTGAACCCGAACTCATTATCTTGGATGAAGCAACGTCTATGCTTGACCCTGAAGGACGACATGAGGTGCTGGAGCAATTAGCGTCTATGTATCAAGAGTCTAAAACACTTGTAACCATTACTCACGAATTAGAGGAAATGGCCAAGTGCACGCGTATTATTGGTTTGGCGAACGGTGAGATTGTTTTCGATGGGTCATTCTCGCAATTAATGCGTCAAGAGGGCGTGATGCAAGATTTAGGATGCGTAAAGCCCTTCCGCTATGAAGTCATCGCTATGTTAAAGGAACAGGGTATTGGTGTGGATGAAACAATCATTACTTCGGATGAGGAGTTATGTGAAGCGTTATGGACGTTTGCTTTAAAGGTGTAA
- the rplQ gene encoding 50S ribosomal protein L17, giving the protein MAYAKLGRTSSQRKALLRDLVTDLIINERIETTEAKAKELRPLVEKMVTLGKRGDLHSRRQVASFVRKEVANEENGQDAIQKLFAEIAPRFEERQGGYTRILKVGPRRGDGAPMAIIEFV; this is encoded by the coding sequence ATGGCATACGCAAAACTTGGTCGTACAAGTTCACAACGTAAAGCGTTACTACGTGATTTAGTAACAGACTTAATTATTAATGAGCGCATTGAAACGACTGAAGCTAAAGCAAAGGAATTGCGTCCACTCGTTGAAAAAATGGTGACATTAGGTAAACGTGGAGATCTTCATTCTCGTCGTCAAGTCGCTTCTTTCGTACGTAAAGAAGTAGCAAACGAAGAAAATGGTCAAGACGCAATCCAAAAGCTTTTTGCTGAGATTGCGCCTCGCTTTGAAGAGCGTCAAGGTGGATATACACGCATTCTTAAAGTTGGTCCTCGTCGTGGAGACGGAGCACCAATGGCAATTATTGAGTTTGTTTAA
- the truA gene encoding tRNA pseudouridine(38-40) synthase TruA has protein sequence MARYACKLAYDGTEYSGYQVQPQKRTVQAVIEQALTNIHKGERISVTASGRTDAGVHAKAQVIHFDSPLQMAPSNWVQALNVHLPNDVVVEEVSEVAENFHARFHTTGKEYRYYIHHGEVPNVFRRHYALHIKQSLDVPAMQTAAQYLLGTHDFSAFCASNTAVVDKVRTIASVSLHPNGGELEFTIAGNGFLYNMVRIIVGTLIEVGSGKRDAREIESILASKDRTLAGKTAPAQGLYLWHVDYENNPF, from the coding sequence ATGGCAAGGTATGCATGTAAGCTTGCGTACGACGGGACAGAATACAGTGGCTACCAAGTGCAGCCTCAAAAAAGAACCGTGCAAGCTGTTATTGAGCAAGCGTTAACGAACATTCATAAGGGGGAGCGCATTTCTGTAACGGCATCAGGAAGAACGGACGCAGGTGTACATGCAAAGGCGCAAGTCATTCATTTTGATTCCCCCCTCCAAATGGCTCCTTCTAATTGGGTACAAGCATTAAATGTGCATTTGCCAAACGATGTTGTTGTGGAAGAAGTGAGTGAAGTGGCTGAGAATTTTCATGCGCGATTTCATACAACAGGTAAAGAATACCGCTATTATATCCATCATGGCGAAGTGCCGAATGTGTTTCGCCGTCATTATGCCTTGCACATCAAACAATCATTAGATGTGCCTGCCATGCAGACGGCGGCCCAATATCTTCTTGGTACGCACGATTTTTCTGCATTTTGTGCATCCAATACAGCCGTTGTTGATAAAGTTCGGACGATAGCCAGTGTGTCGCTACACCCAAATGGCGGAGAATTAGAATTTACGATTGCTGGTAATGGATTTCTTTACAACATGGTGCGCATTATCGTTGGTACCCTCATTGAAGTCGGATCGGGTAAGCGAGATGCAAGGGAAATCGAATCCATTTTGGCAAGCAAAGATCGAACCCTTGCAGGAAAAACAGCACCGGCACAAGGCTTGTATTTATGGCATGTTGATTATGAAAACAATCCATTTTAA
- a CDS encoding energy-coupling factor transporter transmembrane component T family protein → MARRSVVIGDYIEGHSFVHTLDAKVKLISTFLFAIVFFSVSSIGSFSLSSILVLLLLLCSRLPIRAVLQSLAPVFIFLFVFSLIQLIVIQDGKPLFSIGPITIYDEGMTMAFIVFWRTIMLFLIAIIMTATTSSYHITQAIETLLSPLNKVRFPVRDVATMVSIALRFIPILRDELLLIQQAQRARGYGRFKKSLKNRIKLFIPLFVPLFIRALKRAEELGEAMEARGYQSRGTYTTWKKKQWQRNDTVALSLSIVLACLILWL, encoded by the coding sequence ATGGCTAGAAGATCTGTCGTCATTGGCGATTACATTGAAGGTCACTCATTTGTTCATACTCTAGATGCGAAAGTAAAGTTGATTAGTACGTTTTTGTTTGCAATCGTCTTTTTCTCTGTGTCATCAATCGGTTCGTTTAGTTTAAGCTCGATTCTTGTTTTACTTCTGCTGTTATGTAGCCGTTTGCCAATAAGAGCAGTTCTGCAATCATTGGCACCTGTTTTTATCTTTTTGTTCGTCTTTTCCCTTATTCAACTTATCGTTATTCAAGATGGAAAACCATTGTTTTCAATTGGGCCAATAACGATTTATGACGAAGGGATGACCATGGCATTTATTGTCTTCTGGCGAACCATTATGCTTTTTCTTATCGCTATTATAATGACAGCAACAACCAGTTCTTATCATATTACACAAGCAATTGAAACTCTATTAAGTCCACTGAATAAAGTGCGTTTTCCAGTTAGGGACGTGGCTACAATGGTTTCAATTGCATTACGATTTATTCCAATCTTACGGGATGAACTACTACTCATTCAACAAGCACAGCGAGCAAGAGGGTATGGTCGTTTTAAAAAATCATTAAAAAATCGTATAAAGCTTTTTATTCCATTATTCGTACCGTTATTTATTCGTGCGCTTAAACGAGCGGAAGAGTTAGGAGAAGCGATGGAAGCAAGAGGCTATCAAAGTCGGGGCACCTATACAACTTGGAAAAAGAAACAGTGGCAAAGGAACGATACCGTCGCGCTCTCTCTTAGTATTGTACTGGCATGCCTCATTTTATGGCTTTAA